The sequence CTGATACACTGTTTCTTTATGTTTCAGTTTCGGGTAAGGTGCTACAAGAAGATACCTTAAGCGTAAATGGGCAAGTAAGAACTGTTACACCTCTGAATCTTTCAGTATCACTCTCCGCAAAATTTCAGGATGTTTTTGTTCCATTTGCCCCGCTTATTATTTCTCATTGGTGTGGAGATAATGTTGGGCTTGTTCAACAAATTACGGGCTCCATTTCAATACCACCCGAGGTGTTAGGTGTATTAATTAGAAGCCCGTCTTTTCGATACGAACTCATTGACTTTCGGCAGTGATTGATCTATTCAATTTCAATTTTATTTGATTTTCTCATTTTGTTTAAGCGAAGCGTAGTAGATGTATTTCGATTGAAAATGCCGATATCGCCGCTCGAACTTGCCGTTGTATAGGTGTTGATGTTTCGAATTGTTCTTGAACCTCCTGTCACATCAATTTCAAATACACGCCAAGTATTTCCGCTTGTATTGGTTGCAACCATCGGCGGTGTATAGGTTCTAATAAGCCCTGAATTATCATAAACCCGAATTGTTGCTCCCGATGTATCAATTCCTCGAGCACCTGCAACGCCCTGAGATGTATAATTATGAATCGAATAGCGATACATACCATTTCTAAACTGGGAAATTGTAATTGTTTCGGGACCGAAACTATCCGTATCATCGACATCTAAAATAGCACCCGATACCTCTTCATTTGAATAGTAGCAATGAAAACGCTGAGACACTGTGCCTGAATCAGGGCCTGTAAGGTGGGAATCCAAATCACTTGGATTTTGTCCCCAAGTCAACACGATTCGAAAGCCTGTGCCGGTTACAGTTCTTGTAACGGTTTGAGGCGTTAAGGTACGAGTACCGGCAGAAATCGGAACATTATTAATAACCAAAGTGAAATAGTTGCTCCTTCGAATCACGCAAGTAAAGTTGCCGATTGCCACATTGGTGAAGGTGTAGTATCCCTCAGAATTGGTATAGCCTCGAAGCGCGATAAATGTTGTATCTGTGCCGAAAGAGAAAGTAACCAAAGCACTATCAAGCCCCGTTCCGGTTTGCGAGTTAATGATTCTTCCCGTAAATATTGCCAAACCATAGAGCGTATCAACACTTGAGCCACTTGCGCCTAAAGTAACTGATTTGGATAAAGTGGTATATCCATCCAATAAAACGCGCAAAGTATAGTTGCCTGAGACAACAGCATTAAAGCGATAAGCCCCGGAGTCATCGGTGGTGGTTGAATATGCCGGCGTTGATTCTGATTCTTTGGTGAGACTAACCGCGGCGTTTCGAACCCCAACTCCTGATGTGTTGAAGATTCTTCCGGTAACACCGTCTTCAGAGGAATCGGTGGCGCAAGAGAAAAAGAAGGGTAAAAAGAATAGGGAGATAACGAATGAAATAAATGTTCGAGTCATAACTACTCCTTAAATGTTGGTTTTACGGACAAAAAAGTTTGAGAAAATGGCTATCATAGTTTGAGAAAATGAAAAGATAGCTTAAAGTATGATTTTTAAGCGTTAATAGAGCCTTTTAACGAAAAGAAATCACTCTTTTTTGTCGATTACTTCTTGAAACAGCCAAACCTACCCTTTCATTAGATAACTCAACATCATTTTCAATCACATTCGTAATAGTTATTGTAGGCTGTAAAGAAGCCTTTTGAATCAAAGCAATCATCTGTGGTGTGTTCAAAATAAACTCTCTATTGGTTGAAGCCCCTGCCTTTTTGGCATCACCAACAACAGCAAGAGTAGGAGAGTCTACAATACCACCTGTGGCAAATGAAGGTGGTTGAATAAGAGAAGTAAGTGCCCCAACCAATATAGGGGCAAGAACAGCAGCAGCAAGAATCATAAAAATGTTACCCGTTGAAGCTGCATTCATAGCCAAAGCTTGAATAACTGCAATTGGAATTTGTGCAAGGGCACCCATATAAAAGTTTTGAGCATTCTGCCTTCTTAACTGCAAAGAAATATCATTTTGCTCCAATTCATTTTGAGATAAGGAACGGCGATAATCGGTGTCAATTTTTTCAAGCTTTTTAAACTTTTCCTCTTGAGTGATTCTTTCTTGTGAGGCAAGCCTTTTTACATCACTTATTTTTTTCTGCCTGTCCTCATCAAACAAAGCTCGTTCAGCGATCAACCTTTGTCGTGTTAAATCAAGTCGCTGGCGCTCTTGTTCTCTCTGAGCCGCAATCTGTTGATTTCCTGATGTTATCATCAAGTTAAAAATCTCAGATAAACTACTTCCTAAAGCCTGTAGAGAATTCTTTGAAAGCTCACCCCAATTAAAATCACCAATAGACTCTAATTGCAAATCAGTTTGTCTAAGCTTTTCATTTAACTCATCAATATTTCTTGTTATGATAGCAGATTCCTGAGGGTTAGCAAGCAAAGTCTGCCTTTGCGTATCACGCTGTGCTATTAATCGACTTCTTTGTGCCTGCAAAACAATACGATTTTCTACAGGAGTTCCTCTTTCAAATGAAGAAAGATTCTGTATAGAATCGAACTCATTTCTATCAATCTGTAACAATCGATCCTTCAACCCCAAATCAACTCTTAATCTCTCAGCATCCTTCTTAATTTGAGAAATCTCGGATTCGTACTTTATGATAGCTGAAGCAATCAAATCAATTTTTGCCATTTCATCGATCTCCATCAACTGAATCTCCCTTTTTCTCGCATCAAGTTCGATTTTCGCTAACGCCTGCTTTCGCTCAATTTCATCTGAATAAAGAGACACAATTTGACGGCTCAGTTCAATCTCCGCATTAAAGCGTTCTTGGTTCAACTTCTTCTGTGACTGTAAAGTAATCTCATCTCGTTTAGTTGAAGTCTCTGAATTAATAACATCCAATGCCGGCTGTAGTGACTGTGATAAACCTGAAGTTGTTACACTCGAAAGGTTCTTTTTTCCATCTATAACAGCCCGAAGATCAGTGTTTGATAAAAAGGGACTAAGCAAAGAGGCTTTCTGTGATTTAGACTGGAGTGTGATTAAGTCCTTTTCTTGTTCAATAGTAGATAGCCCTTTATTCTTTCGATCTCTCATTAAATTCTCAATCCCTTTAATTTTTGCATCAATTTCGATTTTCAAAGCGCGCTCAAGGATTTGGTCAATATTCACATTATATGAATCAATTTGCTCGCGAAGTTTTGATTGAGCATCTTCATTTAGGATATACTTGCTATCAGAGAGGAACTTAAAAGCTTTAGCGAGCTTTGACCTTATCAAAGCCACGGATGCGCTCCCAGCTATAGATTGATCTTTTAATCGGCCTGACTCAACAGTCAATTCTCCAACACTAAATCCAAAAAGCTTCTCAAAATTTGTTTCAACTTGCTTTTTTCGCTCTTCTAAAATTCTTAGTTGAGACTGTAATTTTTCCCTCTCATTGACAGCTGTTGGCAAATCAAGCTCTGCACCTGCCTGTGCTCTGTTTGAAAGAATTTCTCTCGCCTTACTAACATTGCCGGCATAAGTAGAAAACTTTGCAGATGTCTCATCGAACATCTTCCCTAACCTATATCCTTCAGATGTGAGCTTACGAAGCCCTTCCTTCAGATCGGAAAGCGTTCTTACTCTTTCCTCCTCAGACTTTTTCAGCCTCTCATTTAAGAGTAAATACAACTCAAAAACCGCTACTACACCGGCAGTTACAAGTGAGAATGATGACAGTGCAGCCTTAACGCCAAGTAGTTGCGCACGCAATACCGGTAGTATTTTATTCAAATTGGAAACCAAAAGAAACACACTACCAATTGATAATGAAATTGCAGAAAAACCACCTACAACCTGATTACTCAACAGATTTACAATCGTATCAAGTAAACTAATCATTGGTCGAAGGACGGCAAGAAGCTGCGAACCTATGGCTGCACTCAGATTTTCAGTATCTGTCTTAAGTTTAGCGATTTGGCCAGCCGCGCTCCCTAAGAATGAATTATAAGAGCCAGCTACCTTTGCACCTGTAACAAAAACTTCATTGAGTAAAGCTTGGGCCTTTTGGGCATCAGAAAGTGAAGCAGCTGTTAAGCCGGCCTTTTTGGCAAATTCTTCGTAAATCACAGAGGGATTCTTTTGGAAAAGCTTATCAGTTCCTTCATCCAAACCTAAAAGTGCCTGATTTATTGCAACCAAACTTTCAGAAGCTGAAAGGCCTTGCGCCGCACCTACATTTAGTAAAGCTTCAATAGCTTTTTTTGTCTTTTCAGTTTCACCTGCTTTTGTGGTGAGTTTTGAAAGAATTATAGCAAATTCGTTTGACTCGCTCGCCGATAAAGCGAATTCAATCCTTACTTGCTGTGAAATACGCGATAATTCCAAATATGAAGTACCGGTAATCTTCGCCGCGGCAATAAGTTTGTTTTGAGATTTTTCAACTTCAAGTGCAGAATTAATGAACTGTGAATAAGTGCCTACTAAAGCCGTCACAGCTGCACCTACTTCTAAAAAAGTAGATGCTAAGTCATTTAAACCGGATTGTGTTGAACCAGAGAACTTCTTTGTTTTAGAGATTTTCTGATTAAATTCATCAAACCTTTTGTTTGTCTCATTGAGCTTTGAATTAAAATCACTTACATCACCGTCAAGCTTAATCTTAACCTTAGCTTCTTTTTTTGATATGTTTACCATCATTCTCCTTTTTTTTGCAATTGGTCTATTCGCCTGTGTTTTCAAGGCGATGTATGATGAAGCAAGCTATGAGTTTAAAAAAATGGACTTAAGCGCAATCATTTCACTTAGCATTTTAACTTTTGGCGCGATTGCGGTTTTCATTTATTTCGTCCGTGTAGCGTAAGGTGAAAAACAATTGACTTTCTTTTCATTAAAACCAGCAGGTAGGCTGTAGATTGGAGTAGGCATTCCTTATCAATCATCAATAAATCAACCTGAACTTCCATACTCACGCCCCAATTTTTAATGTTGTTTAAAAGAGCTTCCCTTGCTTTGTTTTGCGCATTTTCAAGCCTTTCAAAGGCTCTCATCGATTTATCCTTCTTTGTATCCGATACTTGACTTTCATAAATACGCGCAGCACTCCTCATTTTTGTAGCATATT comes from Chloroherpetonaceae bacterium and encodes:
- a CDS encoding carboxypeptidase regulatory-like domain-containing protein, encoding MTRTFISFVISLFFLPFFFSCATDSSEDGVTGRIFNTSGVGVRNAAVSLTKESESTPAYSTTTDDSGAYRFNAVVSGNYTLRVLLDGYTTLSKSVTLGASGSSVDTLYGLAIFTGRIINSQTGTGLDSALVTFSFGTDTTFIALRGYTNSEGYYTFTNVAIGNFTCVIRRSNYFTLVINNVPISAGTRTLTPQTVTRTVTGTGFRIVLTWGQNPSDLDSHLTGPDSGTVSQRFHCYYSNEEVSGAILDVDDTDSFGPETITISQFRNGMYRYSIHNYTSQGVAGARGIDTSGATIRVYDNSGLIRTYTPPMVATNTSGNTWRVFEIDVTGGSRTIRNINTYTTASSSGDIGIFNRNTSTTLRLNKMRKSNKIEIE